One genomic segment of Caldimonas brevitalea includes these proteins:
- a CDS encoding DUF6708 domain-containing protein: protein MTTYIRRRAADLRPGAPNTNDLGESESKRLQKGKAASDSPRTLGLLHAVYQHAIALEAASTRTRGIVSVFALVFVPVAILGLLFFDLSVGLTQDSIREGSALLALASLVLAAVSLLIFFCALTGAIRAFRIDLFSPLQMPILFNAKTRKVYRFIQDMPGTNFSTALVNMKYWPGVFKRWPLILVEYDWDCLEAEHAKETRVSGNVVQTLHELRFIAKESPGSGGVVDGFTVASPLMLGSETWPELWEFIRRYMEEQSLAALDNESFAPEPPKTLFQAANAVAPAGWFWAVAGGIGTAWIAWRSGIPEGSLASITWFLFAVFSGLTLVIIMFNWLAHRLAPRVELPADLLAEAGSPIERSELTIKTAAK from the coding sequence ATGACAACGTACATCAGACGACGCGCCGCCGATCTGCGCCCCGGTGCCCCAAACACTAACGATCTCGGGGAGAGTGAATCGAAGCGGCTTCAGAAAGGGAAAGCCGCCTCCGACAGTCCTCGCACACTGGGCCTCCTGCATGCGGTATACCAGCATGCGATTGCATTGGAAGCGGCATCGACCCGGACAAGAGGCATTGTGAGTGTTTTTGCTTTGGTGTTTGTTCCCGTTGCGATTCTCGGTCTGCTTTTCTTCGATCTGTCCGTTGGTCTGACACAAGACAGTATCAGGGAAGGATCTGCTTTGCTCGCACTTGCGTCGCTTGTATTGGCGGCGGTGAGTCTGCTGATTTTCTTCTGTGCTTTGACTGGTGCAATTCGCGCTTTTCGGATTGACTTATTCAGTCCGCTTCAAATGCCCATTCTGTTCAACGCGAAGACGCGCAAGGTGTACCGGTTCATACAAGATATGCCCGGAACAAACTTCAGCACGGCTCTAGTGAACATGAAGTACTGGCCGGGCGTTTTCAAGCGTTGGCCGTTGATCCTGGTTGAGTATGATTGGGATTGCTTGGAAGCAGAACATGCCAAGGAAACACGCGTCAGCGGAAATGTCGTGCAAACCTTGCACGAACTGAGGTTTATTGCAAAGGAGTCGCCGGGTAGTGGCGGCGTGGTCGATGGCTTCACGGTGGCCTCGCCGCTTATGCTGGGGTCGGAGACATGGCCTGAGCTGTGGGAGTTCATCCGGCGCTATATGGAAGAGCAGAGCCTGGCGGCCCTCGACAACGAGTCGTTCGCCCCCGAGCCACCGAAGACCCTATTTCAGGCTGCAAACGCTGTAGCGCCCGCTGGTTGGTTCTGGGCTGTCGCGGGCGGCATCGGCACCGCTTGGATTGCCTGGCGGTCGGGGATTCCGGAAGGGAGCCTTGCGTCAATCACATGGTTCCTGTTTGCGGTGTTTAGCGGCCTGACCCTTGTGATCATCATGTTCAACTGGCTTGCTCACCGCTTGGCTCCCCGAGTAGAGCTGCCGGCGGACCTCCTGGCAGAAGCTGGGAGTCCCATTGAGCGGTCCGAACTCACGATAAAGACGGCCGCGAAGTAA
- a CDS encoding DUF4123 domain-containing protein, which yields MTGESAPPSAAPVASRLDQGQSKPKFLSQTPLPVLQGLPLYALIDPFLGEPHLLAGASTSATDLDDLQAARRSAWKRAVWVARDPSPRVEADRMPYVVQLEGADDPLVELLVQGAAMEAQQASETSIGKLGIGALIETPLDGQRLMQRIEQMTTVMVRGRPRYLRLADPRVFELLVHLLSARHLAEWLGPVGRWHLRLRNGTWGCCLGLADDAFLSTEAELYGRRQRVEELLTKPARLLLSVEQEARLLDGEAVSLTLAVLQRELADVPDHAHEAAWTACEQAAAVGLTDLNDRVSYAWRAALGRPVNGTTRGREAIDAAKRNPGSLEERLWELDADSQQGTSSDDARA from the coding sequence ATGACGGGCGAGAGCGCCCCGCCCTCGGCGGCTCCCGTCGCCAGTCGTTTGGACCAGGGTCAGAGCAAGCCCAAGTTCCTGAGCCAGACGCCTCTGCCGGTGCTGCAAGGTCTTCCCCTCTATGCACTGATCGACCCGTTCTTAGGCGAGCCCCACCTTCTCGCTGGCGCATCGACTAGCGCGACGGACCTGGATGACTTGCAGGCGGCGCGGCGTTCGGCCTGGAAGCGGGCGGTGTGGGTCGCTCGTGACCCATCTCCACGCGTGGAGGCGGATCGGATGCCGTATGTCGTGCAGCTGGAAGGCGCTGATGATCCCTTGGTGGAGTTGCTGGTCCAGGGCGCAGCGATGGAAGCGCAACAGGCTTCGGAGACGTCTATCGGCAAGCTCGGCATCGGCGCCCTCATCGAGACGCCGCTGGATGGCCAACGGCTCATGCAGCGCATCGAGCAAATGACCACCGTCATGGTGCGTGGAAGGCCGCGCTACTTGCGGTTGGCCGACCCGCGTGTCTTCGAACTGCTGGTTCACTTGTTGTCGGCGCGTCACTTGGCCGAGTGGCTCGGGCCTGTCGGCAGATGGCATCTACGTCTTCGAAACGGCACATGGGGCTGCTGCCTGGGCTTGGCTGACGATGCTTTCCTGTCCACCGAAGCCGAACTGTACGGTCGCCGGCAAAGGGTCGAGGAGCTGTTGACCAAGCCGGCTCGGCTTCTCCTCAGCGTTGAGCAAGAGGCCCGCCTGTTGGATGGCGAAGCGGTCTCGCTAACACTCGCCGTGCTCCAACGCGAGTTGGCGGATGTGCCGGACCATGCACATGAGGCCGCCTGGACAGCCTGCGAGCAGGCTGCGGCCGTGGGGTTGACGGACTTGAACGATCGTGTGAGCTATGCCTGGCGCGCGGCTCTCGGTCGACCCGTCAACGGCACAACGCGGGGCCGCGAAGCGATTGACGCCGCAAAGAGGAATCCGGGAAGTTTGGAAGAACGGCTCTGGGAACTGGATGCAGATTCCCAGCAGGGCACAAGCAGCGATGACGCGCGCGCTTAG
- a CDS encoding DUF6708 domain-containing protein, which yields MTDYIRRRAAELHNASRESPDLEASKAKRLDKRKSASDTPRSLGLLQQVYERAISLEAAPTRTRGIASVLALLFVPGAILGILLLDASIEFLLRDIRNQRVGWAVLSVAMTAGSLLLFLFSLTGAIRTFRIDLLSPLEMPILFIRKARKVYRFVQKMPGDHFSKAFVNVRYWPGVFKRWPLILVEYDWDCLEAEYAKETRFSGNVVQTLHELRFVAKESRSSARIVDGFTVGPPLTLGSQTWAELWEFIRRYMEEQTLATLDADSFAP from the coding sequence ATGACGGATTACATTAGGCGGCGCGCCGCGGAGTTGCACAACGCCTCACGGGAGAGTCCAGATCTCGAAGCGTCCAAAGCGAAGCGGCTTGATAAGCGGAAATCAGCGTCGGACACGCCCCGTTCGCTCGGCCTTCTTCAACAGGTCTACGAACGCGCCATTTCGTTGGAGGCTGCACCGACGCGGACAAGAGGTATAGCAAGCGTCCTTGCATTGCTGTTCGTTCCAGGCGCGATTCTCGGCATACTTCTACTAGATGCATCCATTGAGTTTCTGCTGCGAGACATTAGAAACCAGCGCGTTGGTTGGGCGGTTCTATCGGTTGCAATGACGGCTGGGAGCCTGCTGCTTTTCTTGTTCTCGCTAACGGGCGCGATAAGAACTTTCAGAATTGATCTACTCAGTCCGCTTGAAATGCCTATCCTGTTCATTAGGAAGGCACGCAAGGTATACCGATTCGTTCAAAAAATGCCGGGTGACCACTTCAGCAAGGCTTTTGTCAACGTGAGGTACTGGCCGGGAGTTTTTAAGCGGTGGCCATTGATTCTTGTTGAATATGACTGGGATTGCTTGGAGGCAGAGTACGCTAAGGAGACGCGGTTCAGCGGAAATGTCGTTCAAACCTTGCACGAACTGAGGTTTGTTGCCAAAGAGTCGCGTAGTAGCGCACGGATCGTCGACGGTTTCACGGTCGGGCCTCCACTCACATTGGGTTCGCAGACCTGGGCTGAACTCTGGGAGTTCATCCGGCGCTATATGGAAGAGCAAACTCTCGCAACTCTCGACGCCGATTCGTTTGCGCCCTAG
- a CDS encoding DUF6708 domain-containing protein has translation MTNYIRRRASGQHRSKAANLEPDSSEVNRLDKRKSVSDTPRSLGLLQGIYEHALALEAAPTRTRGMASVIALLFVPAAILGLLFLDGSTDLLGDNIRDRAVIGVLLSLVLAIVSLLLFLGAVTGAILAFRIDLFSPLQMPILFNRKTRKVYRFIQDMPGTHFSTAFVNMKYWPGVFKRWPLILVEYDWDCLEAEYTKETRLSGNVVQTLDELRFVAKESRRGVRVVDGFTVASPLMLGSETSPQLWEFIRRYMEEQSLAALDDESFAPEPPTTLFQAAKAVAPAGWIWAVAGSAGTAWIAWRSGIPEGSFAAITWFLFAVFSGLTLVIIMFNWLAHRFAPQVELPADLLAEAGSPIERSELTTKAAAK, from the coding sequence ATGACCAACTACATCAGGCGTCGCGCTTCCGGGCAGCATCGCAGCAAGGCCGCCAATCTCGAACCGGACTCTAGCGAGGTGAATCGGCTCGACAAGCGTAAGTCTGTCTCCGACACGCCTCGCTCGCTTGGCCTTCTCCAAGGGATCTACGAGCACGCCCTTGCATTGGAGGCCGCACCTACCCGAACAAGAGGCATGGCGAGCGTTATCGCCTTGTTGTTTGTACCCGCTGCAATACTCGGTCTACTGTTTCTTGATGGCTCCACTGACTTGCTGGGGGACAACATCAGGGATCGAGCCGTTATTGGCGTGCTTCTATCGCTTGTGCTGGCGATTGTGAGCCTACTGCTTTTCCTGGGTGCGGTGACCGGTGCCATTCTGGCTTTTCGAATCGATTTGTTCAGCCCGCTTCAGATGCCCATCCTGTTCAACCGGAAGACGCGCAAAGTATATCGGTTCATACAAGATATGCCGGGCACCCACTTCAGCACTGCTTTCGTGAACATGAAGTATTGGCCGGGGGTTTTCAAGCGGTGGCCATTGATCCTCGTCGAATACGACTGGGATTGCTTGGAAGCAGAGTACACCAAGGAAACCCGCCTCAGCGGAAACGTCGTCCAGACCCTGGACGAGTTGAGGTTCGTTGCGAAGGAGTCGCGAAGGGGCGTGCGCGTCGTCGACGGTTTTACCGTGGCGTCCCCGCTTATGTTGGGTTCCGAAACTTCGCCTCAGCTCTGGGAGTTCATCCGGCGCTACATGGAAGAGCAGAGCCTGGCGGCCCTCGACGACGAATCGTTCGCACCCGAGCCGCCCACGACCCTGTTTCAGGCTGCAAAGGCTGTAGCGCCGGCGGGTTGGATCTGGGCTGTCGCGGGAAGCGCCGGCACCGCTTGGATTGCCTGGCGATCGGGAATTCCCGAGGGGAGCTTCGCGGCGATTACATGGTTCCTTTTTGCTGTGTTTAGCGGCCTGACGCTTGTGATCATCATGTTCAACTGGCTCGCTCATCGCTTTGCTCCCCAAGTAGAACTGCCGGCGGACCTCCTTGCAGAAGCGGGGAGTCCCATCGAGCGGTCCGAACTCACGACAAAGGCGGCCGCCAAGTAA
- a CDS encoding type VI secretion system Vgr family protein encodes MTDLSFLPAAIQALLAGYTQNDRLLHLHTLLGPNVLLAERMALTESIGPSGPDCGFKLELTALSADTHLELKQLIGQPVLLELLTQASRTALRPFHGQVTGFSLLGADGGLARYRLTVEPWLAFLAHRHDSRTFQSRTVMEIVEAVFAGYQGQGALAPAWRWDLADRAAYPQRSLCTQYQESDLAFIERLLREEGLFYWWEHTGDAGSKTLGQHVLVIADHNGACKPNRQPRVRYTQPGATMKEDSLRSWHGERRVTTQAVSMASWDYRSTQLRPVSAAALHPAGGIATECQDVPGVYAYEDSHQGQRLAQRQQEALDARGRLYYGEGTVRTFAPGSVITVLDHPHHTGEDKDRFVLLRAEHRARSNVSADHRAMLQDLLPGLLGTEKEDSGATKAGSLANDGDEPLYSVKVVALPATVVVRAPALDAALSPHAGLDSVVQHPRPTVTGTQTAIVVGLGAPIHTDRDHRIKVQFHWQRGAQGSHRLQVQGVDNAPASDASGTWVRVATSVAGANWGSVFTPRVGQEVLVAFLDGDIDRPVVIGSLYNGVGQDNAQGNQVNGGAAGATGNAPAWFPGSQAAGQHQGHQHAAVMTGLKTQELSASQSGAGGYNQLVFDDTPGQGRIQLASTQHRSQLNLGHALNQNDNQRLHPRGHGSELVTEASGALRAGSGLLISAEARAAGSTGGTAQLDTREAEQQLQQSAELTSTLIDTAQKHNAKLKDEPQAKDLPVPQAQKALRESIETTDQRGDAGSGDQAIGGGAGAVKAWSRPDLLVSAPAGVGLYSPANTIFSAGNTASWVAGQDITHNAQRHHSIAVQGGISWFTYGKASDPSKPNQETGIMLHAASGSVSSQSQSGATKLTADKAVEVSSTQAAIQMGAPKHILLTAGGSSIRIEGGDITLTTPGAAQFKASMKELTGPANASSSADLPAPQSVPPCGQQQAESVSNGAALL; translated from the coding sequence ATGACGGACCTCTCCTTCCTGCCGGCCGCGATTCAAGCCTTGCTTGCCGGCTACACGCAGAACGACCGGCTGCTTCACCTGCACACGCTGCTGGGCCCCAATGTCCTCTTGGCCGAGCGCATGGCGCTGACCGAGAGCATCGGACCGAGCGGCCCGGACTGCGGCTTCAAGCTGGAGCTGACGGCGCTGAGCGCCGACACGCACCTGGAACTCAAGCAGTTGATCGGCCAGCCCGTGTTGCTGGAGTTGCTGACGCAAGCCAGCCGCACCGCTCTGCGGCCCTTCCACGGCCAGGTCACCGGCTTTTCGCTGCTGGGGGCGGACGGGGGCTTGGCGCGCTATCGATTGACGGTCGAGCCGTGGCTGGCCTTTCTGGCACACCGGCACGACAGCCGCACCTTCCAGAGCCGGACGGTGATGGAGATCGTCGAAGCGGTCTTCGCCGGCTACCAGGGGCAGGGCGCGCTGGCGCCCGCCTGGCGCTGGGACCTGGCAGACCGTGCCGCTTATCCACAACGCTCCCTCTGTACGCAATATCAAGAGAGCGACCTCGCTTTCATCGAGCGCCTGCTGCGGGAAGAAGGCCTGTTTTATTGGTGGGAGCACACCGGTGACGCCGGCAGCAAGACGCTGGGCCAGCACGTGCTGGTGATCGCCGACCACAACGGTGCCTGCAAGCCGAACCGTCAGCCGCGGGTGCGCTACACCCAGCCCGGCGCGACGATGAAAGAAGACAGCCTGCGCAGCTGGCACGGTGAACGCCGGGTGACCACCCAGGCAGTCAGCATGGCGAGCTGGGACTACCGCAGCACGCAGCTGCGGCCCGTCAGCGCCGCGGCCCTGCACCCCGCCGGCGGCATCGCCACGGAATGCCAGGACGTGCCGGGCGTCTATGCCTACGAAGACAGCCATCAAGGGCAGCGGCTGGCGCAGCGACAGCAAGAAGCGCTCGACGCCCGTGGCCGGTTGTATTACGGCGAAGGCACCGTGCGCACCTTTGCGCCCGGCAGCGTGATCACCGTCCTGGACCACCCGCACCACACGGGCGAAGACAAAGACCGCTTCGTGTTGCTGCGCGCCGAACACCGCGCGCGCAGCAACGTGTCGGCCGACCATCGGGCGATGCTCCAAGACCTGCTGCCAGGGCTCCTCGGCACAGAGAAGGAGGATAGCGGTGCGACCAAGGCCGGCAGCCTTGCGAACGACGGCGACGAGCCGCTGTACAGCGTCAAGGTCGTGGCGCTGCCGGCTACCGTGGTGGTGCGTGCGCCCGCGCTCGACGCCGCGCTGAGCCCGCACGCCGGCCTGGACAGTGTGGTCCAGCACCCGCGACCCACCGTCACGGGCACGCAGACCGCCATCGTGGTGGGCCTGGGTGCGCCTATCCACACCGACCGCGACCACCGCATCAAGGTGCAGTTCCACTGGCAACGCGGTGCCCAGGGCAGCCACCGGCTACAAGTGCAGGGGGTCGACAACGCGCCGGCCAGCGATGCCAGCGGCACGTGGGTGCGGGTGGCAACGTCCGTGGCCGGGGCCAACTGGGGCAGCGTCTTCACGCCACGTGTCGGGCAAGAAGTGCTGGTCGCCTTCTTGGATGGCGACATCGACCGACCGGTGGTCATCGGCAGCCTCTACAACGGCGTGGGGCAGGACAACGCGCAGGGCAACCAGGTGAACGGCGGCGCCGCCGGCGCCACCGGCAATGCCCCGGCCTGGTTCCCCGGCTCCCAAGCCGCAGGCCAGCACCAGGGGCACCAGCACGCGGCGGTGATGACGGGGCTCAAGACGCAGGAGCTGTCGGCCAGCCAGAGCGGGGCCGGCGGCTACAACCAGCTGGTGTTCGACGACACGCCGGGGCAGGGCCGCATCCAGCTGGCGAGCACGCAGCATCGCAGCCAGCTGAACCTCGGCCATGCATTGAACCAGAACGACAACCAGCGCCTGCACCCGCGCGGACACGGCAGCGAGCTGGTGACCGAGGCCAGCGGAGCCTTGCGCGCAGGTAGCGGCCTGCTGATCAGCGCTGAGGCTCGGGCAGCGGGCTCGACCGGGGGCACCGCGCAGCTCGACACCCGCGAGGCCGAGCAGCAGCTACAGCAAAGCGCAGAGCTGACGTCGACGCTGATCGACACCGCGCAGAAGCACAACGCGAAGCTGAAGGACGAACCGCAGGCCAAGGACTTGCCCGTGCCCCAGGCACAGAAGGCCCTGCGGGAGAGCATCGAGACGACCGATCAGCGCGGCGACGCCGGCAGCGGCGACCAGGCGATCGGCGGCGGCGCGGGGGCCGTCAAGGCCTGGAGCCGACCCGACCTGTTGGTGAGCGCGCCTGCCGGGGTGGGGCTGTACAGCCCGGCGAACACGATTTTCAGCGCGGGCAACACTGCCAGCTGGGTGGCGGGGCAAGACATCACCCACAACGCCCAGCGCCACCACAGCATCGCGGTGCAAGGTGGCATCAGCTGGTTCACCTACGGCAAGGCGAGCGACCCGAGCAAGCCGAACCAGGAGACCGGCATCATGCTGCACGCCGCGAGCGGCAGCGTGAGCAGCCAGAGCCAGAGCGGCGCTACCAAGCTGACAGCGGACAAGGCGGTGGAGGTCAGCAGCACTCAAGCGGCCATTCAGATGGGCGCGCCAAAACACATCCTGCTGACGGCGGGCGGCTCGTCGATTCGGATCGAAGGCGGCGACATCACGTTGACAACGCCGGGTGCGGCGCAGTTCAAGGCGAGCATGAAGGAGTTGACGGGGCCTGCGAACGCGAGTTCCAGCGCCGACCTCCCCGCTCCTCAGTCCGTCCCTCCTTGCGGCCAGCAGCAGGCGGAGAGCGTGTCGAATGGAGCTGCGCTGCTATGA
- a CDS encoding T6SS effector BTH_I2691 family protein — protein sequence MSTETCKACENSGLPILFLYHSAVAKDAAFAPLNAAKLKEHDASVKEVGLPPLKYARYVLRTLRPGMYLHVYHETPPRALKLAAARRQAGGKAGAADPDAAHWEVFRVLPNGALVPEGHPHFVTGEAFACRRDGGSHLLTTVTYRLQDAHAATGLWVAVGANLWDRKLRAQNKMKPEVMQRIDIAKARTAGESYVRPTAQWLAEHVADFALFDLQHAKRNSTSVLAPLSNLEEMLCQRMLALSAGHPLTKGKGFVFPLRDPVGTAEALSDIARARYQQGLDYSYSQRHPLGALAGIEFIRKRVYGVQLATLHEQSPLRSTDLVDAKHRPLIDPAYQREIPSSGEMPQWVRLGTVRLENFQLDRKPGGELPNSARWLQLKGMPQYGIVIAPAADMAQLKAKKSTQKMDRLHKRDEVEQFVSSFKDKIDAYNKLVSQHDEDRAQLLTAAALCTYFRRHFDPSDPNPLGATRTPGIEYMREVSKSLIGWGGVSAGLERAVRKLLLTEDIEGDDGWVWRGLVANDDGLFGTLRSFTGSQAKWWTDEEAKLDKTYDTVKGLLTDADFGPKVSWATGAGAGLSFGIMGAVAGAATHLAFSAAEKLGPAGAVQSVKASAQAAAQKVESATQKAADFFSSKEAALANNVQAWCHQQKLILDGALNKKPPARPLYARVQVTFAEALDLFVDMERQGTTLNEKNRKLKERIQAMPADVRDQKISLDFLTSDVDLQDAKNVRGLAGQAQQIGVNFRGSAGIPVQMLTVDQLGQLYRKAHRFDALKSGVLRLADLVERQTSRMTTGAIKVAVLPGKAAAGAVRGAVDPESRLSIFGAFLQWRLHEVNQGKIEALVERLEKTPNLSPEQREAIEDAIAMTRVGMWDNKCGITGGVAEVVATGASNLRLVGTAALATTTAAVLGACGNVLNATQNFMKAFGKRADGDTPFAIAYAAVGAAYMLAAVGSAGAGVEVAAYWLARRGLLQGSIRGATGIAGTAMRLRGLSFTGWGLVLTVVAFAGEGIVVYFDRTALELWVENCYFGTKPKYRRVGESRPNPEAWESEAKDFESALKKAEADGAASV from the coding sequence ATGAGCACCGAAACCTGCAAGGCCTGCGAGAACAGCGGCCTGCCGATCCTCTTCCTGTATCACAGTGCGGTTGCCAAGGACGCGGCGTTCGCCCCACTCAATGCCGCCAAGCTCAAAGAGCACGACGCATCGGTGAAGGAGGTCGGCCTCCCGCCCTTGAAGTACGCCCGTTATGTACTGCGCACCTTGCGGCCGGGAATGTACTTGCACGTGTACCACGAGACGCCGCCGCGAGCTTTGAAGTTGGCGGCAGCACGGCGGCAAGCAGGCGGGAAGGCTGGCGCAGCAGACCCCGATGCAGCTCATTGGGAAGTGTTCCGTGTGCTGCCAAACGGAGCCCTCGTCCCTGAGGGACACCCGCATTTCGTGACCGGCGAAGCCTTCGCTTGCCGACGTGACGGAGGCTCCCACCTCCTGACGACCGTGACCTATCGTCTCCAGGACGCGCATGCAGCAACTGGGTTGTGGGTTGCCGTGGGCGCCAACCTGTGGGACCGGAAGTTGCGGGCACAAAACAAGATGAAGCCCGAGGTGATGCAGCGCATCGACATCGCGAAGGCGCGCACCGCTGGGGAGAGTTACGTTCGCCCGACGGCCCAGTGGCTCGCGGAACACGTCGCGGACTTCGCGTTGTTTGACCTGCAGCACGCGAAGCGCAACTCAACGTCTGTCCTCGCGCCCCTCTCCAACCTCGAAGAGATGCTCTGCCAGCGCATGCTTGCGCTGTCCGCGGGGCACCCGCTCACCAAAGGCAAGGGTTTCGTGTTCCCCTTGCGCGACCCTGTCGGAACCGCAGAGGCGTTGTCGGACATCGCACGCGCCCGATATCAACAGGGGTTGGACTACTCGTACTCCCAGCGGCATCCATTGGGAGCCCTGGCCGGGATCGAGTTCATCCGCAAGCGCGTCTATGGTGTACAGCTCGCGACCCTGCACGAACAGTCACCGCTGCGTTCGACCGACCTCGTTGACGCCAAGCACCGCCCGCTGATCGACCCCGCATACCAGCGTGAAATACCGTCGTCCGGAGAGATGCCTCAATGGGTCCGCCTCGGCACCGTGCGCCTTGAGAACTTTCAGCTGGATCGCAAGCCAGGTGGAGAGCTTCCGAACAGCGCACGTTGGTTGCAATTGAAGGGGATGCCGCAGTACGGCATCGTCATCGCTCCCGCGGCAGACATGGCCCAGCTCAAGGCGAAAAAGTCCACCCAGAAGATGGACCGGCTGCACAAACGGGATGAAGTCGAGCAATTCGTTTCCAGCTTCAAGGACAAAATCGACGCCTACAACAAGCTGGTGAGCCAGCATGATGAGGACAGAGCGCAGCTGCTGACCGCGGCAGCGCTTTGCACCTACTTCCGCCGGCATTTCGATCCCTCGGATCCCAATCCACTCGGGGCAACGCGTACACCGGGTATCGAGTACATGCGCGAGGTCAGCAAATCCCTGATCGGTTGGGGGGGCGTGAGCGCCGGGTTGGAGCGGGCTGTCCGGAAGCTGCTGCTGACGGAAGACATCGAGGGAGATGACGGCTGGGTCTGGCGCGGTCTGGTCGCCAACGACGATGGCTTGTTCGGAACTTTGAGATCGTTCACCGGGAGCCAAGCAAAGTGGTGGACAGATGAGGAAGCCAAGCTCGACAAGACGTACGACACGGTCAAAGGACTCCTGACGGATGCTGACTTCGGTCCCAAAGTGAGCTGGGCCACGGGTGCCGGCGCAGGCTTGAGTTTCGGCATCATGGGCGCCGTCGCCGGTGCGGCGACGCACTTGGCCTTCTCGGCGGCAGAGAAACTGGGGCCGGCGGGTGCGGTTCAATCCGTCAAGGCCTCTGCACAGGCAGCGGCCCAGAAAGTGGAAAGCGCCACGCAGAAGGCAGCGGACTTCTTCTCCAGCAAGGAGGCCGCCCTCGCGAACAACGTGCAGGCCTGGTGTCACCAGCAAAAGCTGATACTCGACGGCGCGCTGAACAAGAAGCCGCCTGCGAGGCCCCTCTATGCTCGCGTCCAAGTGACGTTTGCCGAGGCCCTGGATCTCTTCGTCGACATGGAGAGGCAGGGAACGACGCTGAACGAGAAGAACCGCAAGCTCAAGGAGCGGATCCAGGCGATGCCGGCTGACGTTCGCGACCAGAAGATCTCCCTCGACTTTTTGACAAGCGACGTTGACCTTCAGGACGCGAAGAACGTTCGGGGCCTTGCCGGTCAGGCACAACAAATTGGGGTGAACTTCCGCGGTTCTGCCGGCATTCCGGTGCAGATGCTCACCGTCGATCAGCTCGGGCAGCTTTACCGAAAGGCCCATCGCTTCGACGCGCTGAAGAGCGGCGTCCTCCGTCTGGCCGACCTCGTCGAGCGTCAGACCTCGCGGATGACGACGGGGGCCATCAAAGTTGCGGTTTTGCCCGGCAAGGCGGCCGCGGGGGCCGTTCGTGGCGCCGTCGATCCCGAGTCACGTCTGTCGATCTTTGGTGCGTTTCTTCAATGGAGGCTCCACGAGGTCAACCAAGGGAAAATTGAAGCCCTTGTCGAGCGTCTGGAGAAAACGCCCAACCTGTCGCCGGAGCAACGGGAGGCGATTGAGGACGCGATCGCCATGACGCGCGTGGGCATGTGGGATAACAAGTGCGGTATCACGGGCGGCGTGGCGGAAGTGGTGGCGACAGGCGCGAGCAATTTGAGACTCGTTGGCACGGCGGCTTTGGCGACGACCACTGCGGCGGTCCTCGGAGCTTGCGGGAACGTGTTGAATGCCACCCAAAATTTCATGAAGGCATTCGGCAAACGGGCTGATGGGGATACCCCGTTTGCTATAGCTTACGCGGCCGTCGGGGCGGCATACATGTTAGCGGCAGTTGGATCTGCGGGCGCGGGCGTCGAGGTCGCCGCTTACTGGCTCGCCAGGCGAGGTCTTCTCCAAGGCTCGATCAGAGGCGCGACGGGTATTGCAGGTACCGCGATGCGGCTCCGCGGGCTCAGCTTCACTGGCTGGGGTTTGGTATTGACCGTCGTGGCGTTTGCCGGAGAAGGAATCGTTGTGTACTTTGATAGGACGGCGCTTGAGCTTTGGGTTGAAAACTGCTACTTCGGGACCAAACCCAAGTATCGCCGTGTCGGGGAGTCACGCCCCAATCCCGAGGCGTGGGAGTCTGAGGCCAAAGACTTCGAGAGCGCGCTGAAAAAGGCGGAAGCGGACGGAGCAGCCTCGGTATGA